In a genomic window of Hyphomonas sp.:
- a CDS encoding type II toxin-antitoxin system CcdA family antitoxin, giving the protein MAKTAGIAPTTLYSFVSGATGSLRASAHAAVEAALEGRRQGVAENRTPFEGAGLDIHPEILEEAARYGIDVAGTARKAVEEAVKAERIRRWNEENREAVDSWNKLVEREGLWSDGLRAF; this is encoded by the coding sequence TTGGCAAAAACGGCAGGGATTGCGCCGACAACCCTTTACAGTTTTGTCTCCGGGGCAACCGGAAGCCTCCGGGCATCTGCCCATGCCGCGGTTGAAGCCGCCCTTGAGGGCAGGCGGCAGGGTGTTGCGGAAAACAGGACACCCTTTGAAGGAGCCGGACTGGATATTCATCCAGAAATTCTCGAAGAAGCCGCGCGATACGGTATTGATGTGGCTGGGACCGCCCGCAAGGCTGTTGAGGAGGCCGTGAAGGCCGAGCGCATCCGGCGCTGGAACGAGGAAAATCGGGAGGCTGTCGACAGCTGGAACAAGCTGGTTGAGCGTGAAGGGCTGTGGTCTGACGGGCTCAGGGCTTTCTAA
- a CDS encoding CcdB family protein, whose translation MQRFAVYRLSGSKPPVVILQYPDIDTGDFVFAAPLYPTGAARPINVITPEVELDGKTYLVGTHLLAGIRKSALSENIGNLVAYEYEISRALSRLFFGN comes from the coding sequence TTGCAGCGCTTTGCCGTATACCGCCTGAGCGGCAGCAAGCCGCCGGTCGTGATCCTGCAATATCCTGATATAGATACGGGCGATTTTGTATTTGCAGCACCTCTTTATCCGACGGGGGCCGCCCGGCCGATAAATGTCATAACGCCGGAAGTTGAACTCGACGGGAAAACATATCTGGTCGGCACGCATTTGCTGGCAGGAATCCGCAAGTCAGCATTGTCCGAAAATATCGGCAATCTGGTTGCCTATGAATACGAAATCTCCCGCGCGCTGTCGCGTTTGTTCTTTGGGAATTGA
- a CDS encoding SulP family inorganic anion transporter, whose translation MVKTTFSAFADRLGAQNFSQANLSKFTPDRIKIELLSGLTVALALVPEAVAFAFVAGVHPLVGLYAAFIVGLVTAVFGGRPGMISGATGALAVVMVSLVSQHGVEYLFATVVLMGILQLLAGIFRFGKFIRLVPHPVMLGFVNGLAIVIFMAQLTQFQVPGTAEVSGHGMSGGEWMSGWPLALMLALVALTMAIIWALPKFTKIIPAPLAGIAIVAGVVIAFGLDVPRVGDMASIEGGLPQFHLPAVPLNWATLEIILPYAVILAAIGLIESLLTLNLVGEITGKRGGASQECVAQGAANVITGFFGGMGGCAMIGQSMINVKSGGRTRLAGIAAALFLLAFILVGSSLIEQIPLAALVGVMFMVVIGTFAWNSLRIMTRIPFLDAAVIVLVTIVTVFYDLATAVVVGVIVSALAYAWNNARRIRVIERDSVRTPGAHVYEIEGPLFFGSTDGFAELFHPETDPDVVIVDFMRSRIVDQSALQAIEDLARRYEALGKTLQLRHLSRDCHKLLAKAGQLMVDSDDDPEYAVAVDYSVRTGVFGGGH comes from the coding sequence GTGGTAAAAACGACATTCTCTGCCTTTGCCGACCGTCTTGGTGCGCAGAATTTCTCGCAGGCCAATCTGTCGAAATTCACGCCCGACCGTATCAAGATCGAGTTGCTGTCGGGCCTGACCGTGGCGCTTGCGCTGGTGCCGGAGGCGGTGGCCTTTGCTTTCGTCGCCGGTGTGCATCCGCTGGTCGGCCTCTATGCAGCCTTTATTGTCGGGCTGGTGACCGCCGTATTTGGCGGGCGTCCTGGCATGATTTCGGGGGCGACCGGCGCGCTGGCTGTCGTCATGGTGTCTCTGGTCTCGCAGCATGGCGTTGAATACCTGTTCGCCACCGTGGTGCTGATGGGGATCCTGCAGCTTCTGGCGGGCATCTTCCGGTTCGGGAAGTTCATACGTCTGGTGCCGCACCCTGTGATGCTCGGCTTCGTGAACGGGCTCGCCATCGTGATCTTCATGGCGCAGCTGACCCAATTCCAGGTGCCGGGGACGGCGGAAGTGTCCGGGCATGGCATGTCGGGCGGTGAATGGATGAGCGGCTGGCCGCTGGCGCTGATGCTCGCTCTGGTGGCCCTGACCATGGCGATCATCTGGGCGCTGCCGAAATTCACCAAAATCATTCCCGCGCCGCTGGCCGGCATCGCCATTGTGGCGGGCGTCGTGATTGCGTTCGGGCTGGACGTGCCGCGCGTGGGCGACATGGCCTCGATCGAGGGGGGCCTCCCGCAATTCCACCTGCCAGCCGTGCCGCTGAACTGGGCAACGCTGGAAATCATCCTGCCTTATGCGGTCATCCTGGCAGCCATCGGACTGATCGAGAGCCTTCTGACGCTGAACCTGGTGGGTGAGATCACAGGCAAACGAGGCGGAGCCAGCCAGGAATGCGTTGCGCAGGGCGCGGCCAATGTCATCACCGGCTTTTTCGGTGGCATGGGCGGCTGCGCCATGATCGGCCAGTCCATGATCAATGTGAAATCCGGTGGCCGTACCCGGCTTGCCGGCATTGCGGCGGCGCTTTTCCTGCTCGCCTTCATCCTGGTCGGATCCAGCCTGATCGAGCAGATCCCGCTCGCCGCCCTGGTCGGGGTCATGTTCATGGTCGTGATCGGCACGTTTGCCTGGAACAGTCTGCGCATCATGACGCGCATTCCGTTTCTGGACGCGGCGGTCATCGTTCTGGTGACGATCGTGACGGTCTTCTACGACCTCGCTACGGCGGTTGTGGTCGGCGTGATCGTGTCTGCGCTGGCCTATGCCTGGAACAATGCCCGGCGCATCCGCGTCATCGAGCGCGACAGTGTCCGCACGCCGGGCGCGCATGTCTACGAGATCGAAGGGCCGCTGTTCTTCGGGTCCACAGACGGCTTTGCAGAACTCTTCCATCCGGAAACCGATCCGGACGTGGTGATCGTCGACTTCATGCGCTCGCGCATCGTGGATCAGTCGGCCCTGCAGGCGATTGAAGATCTCGCCCGGCGCTATGAGGCGCTAGGCAAGACGCTGCAGCTGCGCCATCTGTCGCGCGATTGCCACAAACTGCTGGCCAAGGCCGGCCAGCTGATGGTCGATTCCGATGATGATCCGGAATATGCCGTGGCCGTCGACTATTCTGTGCGAACCGGCGTTTTCGGCGGCGGCCACTGA
- the fumC gene encoding class II fumarate hydratase: MTTRTETDTMGPIEVSSDAYWGAQAQRSLGNFKIGWEKQPEPIIRALGIVKKAAAEANMDLGKMDPELGKVIVQAAEEVIDGKLNDHFPLVVWQTGSGTQSNMNSNEVISNRSIELLGGEKGSKTPVHPNDHVNMSQSSNDTFPTAMHIACAEEVVHRLIPSLEVLQNALDSKAREWADIIKIGRTHTQDATPVTLGQEFSGYAQQLANGIERIQLTLPKLMELAQGGTAVGTGLASPVGFAEKVAEKIADITGLKFTTAPNKFEALAAHDAMVFTHGAITTVAMSCFKIANDIRFLGSGPRSGLGELALPENEPGSSIMPGKVNPTQCEALTQVCAHIHGNNAAIGFAGSQGHFELNVFNPMMAYNFLQSVRLLADAAVSFTENCVVGIEPRLDNIQRGLENSLMLVTPLKEKYGYDRAAKIAKTAHENGTTLREEAIKDGIPGEDFDNIVDPSKMISPG; the protein is encoded by the coding sequence ATGACGACGCGGACCGAAACCGACACGATGGGCCCAATCGAAGTCTCCAGCGACGCCTATTGGGGCGCGCAGGCCCAGCGCAGCCTCGGAAACTTCAAGATCGGCTGGGAAAAACAGCCTGAGCCCATCATTCGCGCGCTTGGCATTGTGAAAAAGGCCGCAGCGGAAGCGAACATGGATCTTGGCAAGATGGATCCGGAGCTGGGCAAGGTGATCGTGCAGGCTGCCGAAGAAGTGATCGACGGCAAGCTGAACGATCATTTCCCGCTCGTCGTCTGGCAGACGGGCTCTGGCACGCAGTCCAACATGAACTCGAACGAGGTCATCTCGAACCGGTCGATCGAACTGCTCGGTGGTGAAAAGGGGTCCAAGACGCCGGTTCACCCGAATGACCATGTGAACATGTCCCAATCCTCGAACGACACATTCCCGACCGCGATGCATATCGCCTGCGCGGAAGAAGTGGTCCACCGGCTGATCCCGTCTCTGGAAGTGCTCCAGAACGCGCTCGATTCGAAAGCGCGCGAATGGGCGGATATCATCAAGATCGGACGAACGCATACGCAGGATGCGACGCCGGTGACGCTGGGCCAGGAATTCTCCGGCTATGCCCAGCAGCTGGCCAATGGCATCGAGCGGATCCAGCTGACCTTGCCGAAGCTGATGGAACTGGCCCAGGGCGGCACCGCGGTCGGCACCGGCCTAGCCTCGCCGGTCGGCTTTGCGGAAAAGGTTGCCGAGAAGATTGCCGACATCACCGGCCTGAAATTCACGACCGCGCCGAACAAGTTTGAAGCCCTCGCTGCGCATGATGCGATGGTGTTCACGCATGGCGCGATCACAACCGTCGCGATGTCCTGTTTCAAGATTGCCAATGACATCCGCTTCCTCGGGTCCGGCCCGCGCTCCGGCCTTGGCGAACTGGCCCTGCCGGAAAACGAGCCGGGCAGCTCCATCATGCCGGGCAAGGTGAACCCGACCCAGTGCGAAGCGCTGACCCAGGTCTGCGCGCACATTCACGGCAACAATGCCGCCATCGGCTTTGCCGGCAGCCAGGGGCATTTCGAGCTGAACGTGTTCAACCCGATGATGGCCTACAATTTCCTGCAGTCGGTGCGCCTGCTGGCCGATGCGGCAGTCAGCTTCACGGAGAATTGCGTTGTCGGCATCGAGCCGCGGCTCGACAATATCCAGCGCGGCCTCGAGAATTCCCTCATGCTGGTGACGCCGCTGAAGGAGAAATATGGCTACGACCGCGCCGCCAAGATCGCCAAGACGGCGCACGAGAATGGCACGACGCTTCGCGAGGAGGCCATCAAGGACGGCATTCCCGGCGAGGATTTCGACAATATCGTCGATCCGTCGAAGATGATCTCGCCGGGGTGA